The DNA segment TTGTAAGGTCCCACTCCAAATGCAAGAGAATATTAAGATGACCTTAATTTCCTAACAAACAATTACAGATCACTTCAGGTTGAATCCCTTCATCCTGGTCTCACTAATAAAGATTACTGCTGAAAATAGAGGCAGACAATAAACCTCACTTCTATCTATTCctaaaacaggagaaaaatcagGCATGCATTTCTCCACCACTGCTCAAGGTATGGCTTTCACCACACACTCCTGCTTTAATGGACTCCCTGTAATTTCCAAGATATAAAGATTCTAGCCCTCTGTTTCAGGTACACTGACTTCTTCCCTGAACACAAGCCACACCCAGTGAGTAGACTTCAGGctgtatgaaaaaaatcagacctGGAGCATTCTAACAATGGACAACCATTGCTCAgagccagctctggctgcaACTGCAGTGAATGAAAGCGCTGCACATCCCCTACTGTAGTCAAGCGggctgcttctcctgctcccCGTCATATCTTTCAAGATTaagttaattaaaaacaaagcaaaaaaataggTTAGACCAAACAGattaaaaacacatttgtaCATCAGGAAGGCAAATAGGTTACTTCCCAACTCTGTTTAGTAAGGCATTACCTATAAAATGCAGTACCTTGCAGAGATAAAACTACCATTCTGCACCTGCTTAAACCAGAGGACACagaatttgctttatttttttctggctttttctgTGTGACTTCCTGAAATCTTGAACCCTTCACAACCAAACTTCAGGTTCAGATGCTGCTGAGCAGTCACCATCAGATTTATCTGCTACATAAACCTCCGTTCTGAGGCCGAGCCCTGAAAGGTACTGAAACAAGTCCCAGTATTTCACTTCACTGGAACATGAAAAGCTGTAAATCTATTTACCTTATCTTTATCACCCACACCGTCTCTTCAGTATGTTGGCAAATGATCTTGCTTACCAAATCTGGAAGATCCAGGAAACTGCTTGAACAAGCAGTGCAATTTTCACACTTGGCAGCAGTTTGGGCTGTCATAACATGAAGTTCAGAAGCTCGAATAAAGTCCGTGCTTGGCACGCACACACTGACCAACCACTCTGACAAGCCTCACAGCACAGTCAGccactgcagggcacagcagctctccAACAGCTGAGCAGACATTTGCAGCTTTCATTCAGAAGGCACAGCTGTGTACTCTTGAATACAGATAAAACGTCAAACTGAAGCATTGCAGGTATTTATAATCTATTTAATAGTGGGACACCAAAGAAGTACTACACATTTTTCTTGAGCACATTAGATTTTGATTTAAGCAATTGCAATTGATGAAGTAATTTCTCAAAAATAGTCTTCTATATTCTACAATCCACAGTTTACTGTATCAGTCTAATAGGTCATATAATGATATACTGTTTGTGCTAACTGGTCTGATCTTTAGCAAAGCATCCTTCCCATTCCTccaccaccccaaaaaatgttgacaaaattcagccaaattaaaaagaatTGTGTGACTTTAGATTTTTCTGCTGACCTAAACACAATGGGAGCTACTATTTATACACATCTTAAGAATGATGTTGCATTTTAATTCTAAAAATCTTCATGCTgataacaataaaatattttatacagcaatcaatttttaatgctttattcATTGATTAAAAGAATATAACATTTAACATAAACCATACAACATCAGTCATCAATTCAAACATTCAGCTGGTTTCCTTACATTTTCTGTCAggagttttttttaatctgatcACATTTATAAGATAAAATCTCACCACATCTGGCATATACACACACTGTGCCAGTGGATTCACTCTACTGATGTACATATAAAATCCGCATGGTATGTGCTCACTGGAGACAAAACAGCGCACACCTGTCAAAAGGTCATTTTAATATAAGATGGTAAAACCATTTGTAAAACACATATAAACTTTTTCCATAAATAGAATCATATCTGGACATCTGTTGCATAAATTGTGTTTTCCAAAGCTTACAATATAGCAGCCAGgtctcagcactgctgggcacccACGTTGGCCACTTACTTTATTATTGCAGACTGTCCTTTAAACATTAAATGCACAACATTCGTACCACTTAAAACTGGGGTCAGGTGGAAGTCTCACAGAGACCACGTCTGTACCGCGGTTGCCCTGAAACAGTTACATCGGCTTCTAAAGCCTCTCAGATATAACAAGATTTTAAAACATACTTCATGGAATGTTCTTCATGCATCATAGCAGCTCATACCTGTGATAGAACAAGCTTTgtatttgtttcctttccttcctttacATTCACTATTCACAGTGAAACAGGTGCATGTTTGTTAAGAGTTCTGAGGTTGCTGACtgagccacagcacagctgtgtaCCACAGGTCGAAATTCGACCTTATATATTACAATCTAGCAGTATCTGGCTGGCCAAAAATTGGCCTGCCCCTGCCAGCATGTGGGCACTTCTTCGTTTTTAATCTATTCTTTGGCAGCTGACACAGGCGCTGACAGAGAAAATCCAGTGACTTGGTTGTTAGGGATTTCACGACTAATGTTTGTTTGCAGGTGTAGACCTTTGTATTGAAATCTTCACTGTTACACGTTTACCTCACCGGAGCGCACATTTCTTGCTTTCTCCTTTTAAACTTTGGCCCAAAGCTAACTTTTAAGGAAGATGACAGAACGTGAGAACAAACAAGGAGGAGTTTGCAAAGAATCCAAAAGACTACATACAGCTTTATGGAGTGGATCTGTAAGTGCAGGAACCTGAACCGCTAGTGTTTCACACTGCTGCTTAGCAGCTAAGGAAAGCCAAGAATGGAGTTAAGCCATGCTGCAGAATCCGCACGTGAAATCAAGCAAGGTAAGAGTCTTACAGTGAACAGCCCTGGATAGACTTCTCGTCCCTTAAGCCTATTAAGTAGCATGCTACTGGATTAAGCACACAATGACAGCATAGAGATCCACTGGGCTATGGATATGGGTATTAAAAACAGTTGGCTCCCGAGCACAGGACTCCAATATAATAGCAAAAGAATTCAAAATGCAGTTACTCAATTAAAGTAAAGTTAGCCGGCAACCTCAGACAGCCTTTGGCTGTATCTTTGCAAGGTTTGGTAGACAAGTCCATTAACCGTGAAAACCCTAAACACTGCCACTTTCAGCTTCTAAACCAATACCCGACTACGTTCTTTGATCAAGAAGTAGAATACACATATATAATTCTATATAGCTAATACTGATTAAACACAGCACAAAAGGGGTTAATTCACACTACCGAAAAAACATAATAGGACCCTACTTGCATATGTAACCACAGGAATTGTAAATAAGGAGCTAAATGCCTTCACTGAAGCTTTGCATCTCTCTGTAAAAGTGACGGGTTGGCTCAGTGAAGACACTGAGCAGCTCTATGTCCATGACAGCGTGCCAAGGGCGACCCAATCCGAGAGATACTTGCTCAATGAAATTGTGTACTGGATCCACATCCTGATCAGCCAGTTCTCCTTGGTCAAACTCAATGCTTTCTTCTGTGACTTCCAGTACTTTCAGGTCAGAGCCACGAAGACGAGCAATTGCTATAAGATTATGAGCCCAGACTGTGTAACCtatggggaaagaaaaacaaagtggCTGTCATTTTCCTACAAGGTATTTTCTTATGCTAGTACTTAATACCAGACCATCCCAGTATCTCTCCCAACCTATTCTGTCATGTTCCATCTGGCCAAATACCCCTATGGCATGGTGAGGGTTTTCTGTTTTCAAGTGGTGAATCCTCCATTTTACACTCTGAAtaagtataaaaatatttcagattgtTTCATTAACCTTTTCTAGATCTTTTTCTCCTATTTGCTGAGCAGTGGACTACTGCAAGTTATATATAAAAACTTCAAACCTCCTGTGATCTACTGTGTAGTAAAAATAGAATTAAGTGAGTTATCAATTAACTCAATGCATAAAAGGAATGATTTAAAACTCTGCTTATGCTAGGAAAAAAGACTTGCTTTCATTCCTTTAGAAAGTagactaattaaaaaaaaaagctacctCCAAACAAATAGAAAGTCAGCATGTACACAGAAGCCTCTGCAGCCTTTTCACGTTACCCCagtgtgtgtgtttatgtacatatatatatatgataaaCTACATGTATCTTGTTATTCTGTCTGagataaaatataattacaaAGCTTCCCTCTCTTGACACTATATATTAGCATTCCTCTTTAAAAGCTCCTACTCCCCAGTTACCTCTAAGCTTTCTGTGCCCTGGCTAAGAGAAATGCAAAGTTCCTCCCTATTCAGATGCAAACCACAGATGGGAACTTCCCTTTTGGGGAGCTCTGCCAAATCAGCCCTTCCACTGCAAAAGGCAAGGCTGATTTCTGCCACCATCATCATTCTCGCAGGTGCTAAGCTTCTTGGTGAGATGCCCAAGGAGACTCCAAGTAAAGCTGCAGTCTGCACAATATTTGAACTGGGAAAGCTAAACTGCTGAGAAGTAAAGTTAACTGTGGTTTGGTCTCCCAACAATGCAGTTAACATGCTCTACATCATAACataccaaaataaaacacataatCAGAGAATGAAGAAAAGATGTCAAagtcataaagaaaataaatttctgttgttttcttttactttttttctattGTGTCTCTGGAAGTATGTTGGTTAGGGTAGGTGTTCAACAAAGAAGCCTGCATATATCTGTAAGGCTCATTTCTGGTATATTAACTGTTAGGAATGCATGAATTCCCACAATCTTCATCTGCTGGATACTTCACCTCCAACACAACTGTCCACAGAAGATGAACCTGTCTTAATTCAGGCAGCTTAATTCAATGTCCCTTCCTTAATAGGGACAGTGAACTCAATGGAAAATTCCTCCCTGTATGATGACACACTCCTGTCGACATGAAAGAGCTCATATCACCTTCCAGTTATCTTGATTGTAAAGGAACTTACCAAAGAAATCTTTGAAAGCAAGGTGTGAgaataaaggagaaaagaaaaaaaaaaaaaaaaaaccctgcacaAAACCCCTTTACCATCATTTGGCCACGTATATGGCTTTTGTTGTAACTTTTTATGGTGAGATCCTCTATGCACTAGAACAACCACCTTATTCCCAACTTAATCTCATTTTAAATGAACTCTCCTTTCAAAAGCTCTGCCCGAAATGTCTTTGTGATCTCCCAGCTGCCAAAAAGTATCTGTCCAGCTAAGTATTCAGAGGTAAGAGGAAATGATCACTTCACTACTGGTATCACTGAACAACAAATTTACTATGAGCACACCGTAATTTATTCTTCCTTGctaataaaaatttcaattttagTTTTGCTCAGGGACAGAATAAAACTTCACCAGGATGTTTATAACATAAAGTCATAAAAATCCATGTGGAAGCATCCTTCCCTTAAggaggaattaaaaataaaagagaccTGTGTTTTCACAGATGGACCATGCTTACTATTCACAGTGACAGATCATACCACTATGGTATCCTACTgtctccatcccatcccaaatgGTCACACATGCTTTATAACCCTTTCTTCATTCTGCAAGGACGTATTTAACATCTGCCTTCCTCTGGCTCCTGGACATGGACACTTCCACCATTTCTTGGTGGCAAAACGATGACTTCTCACAAAACACAATCTCAAGGCAGCCCATATAAAGTGTCCTTAGCATatattttccccttcctcttttGGCCAATGATATGTGGTAGCCAAAAGTAGAtggaaataaaagctttttcaaaagcaaactaATACCAGAAGAGGAAacatataaacacacacacaaaagccTGAGAAGCACTGGAAGCTGAAGAATAACCACTTTGGGAGACAGAAGAAGAAACCTGAGCACTTAGAGCACCTTAAACAAAACCACCTTCTTTTCCTGAAGGAAACTTCACAGTATAGTATGACAAGTGGAGCCAGAAAATATTCTATAGTAAACCTCAGGGAATCCAAGCATGAGGCTATGATGCTGTACTGGATATTTCTTCCTAACAGTGTTCCATCTACAGTTACTACTCTCCATGAACGATGCTTGCAGTATAGTACTAGGAAAGTTATGTCCACAGCTTAGAAAAGACCAGGAGGCATTTATAAGCAGCTTAGGTAGCTTCTGCTgcaaggagggggaaaagaagggTAAAGAATGTGAATCCCAATGCAACAGCAAGGTGATATTTGGCCATTTTCTCACACAGGCAGACACAGCATCTCTCCAAAGAAAGGTGATGTAGCAACAACCATTTGCTAGACAGAAGCATAAGGGACGTTTGCTTTCCCAATACTCTGTACAGACTAATAGTTTCTACTGAATAGACACGTGCTGGTATGAAATGATACTTACACTAGCTTATGTTCAGATGTTTCACTAGCTTTTAAATTAGATAATATATTAGAGGACTTTTCTGTAGCAGGAGGGTaacacaattttaattttttttaaaggtccTCAAATATGTATCCAAATTTCTGAAGAAACTGCTAAAAGCCACACCTAGACTGGCACAATCATGTACCAGCACCCAAAATCTGTCTTACCTGGAAACTCTTAAGGAGAGACAGCTGAATTGATCATACCTTCCCTGCCCCAAGCAATGATTTTTCAGTAAAagaccacagaaaaaaaagagcaaatacAGCAGGACCTTCTGACTTCAACCAATGGAAATCTGAATGTccacctcctgctgctgaagGTCTCCTGTTTGTACTTGAACAACTGGAGATTTACTCCCCCAAGCAGTCTGATGAAACACATTTATTCTTACGCAACACAATAGCCATTTCTTAACTCCTTCATGCATCAGCAAACTTGGTCTTGGTAAGCTGATTCCAGcacaaataaaaacacattattctgcattatttcagttttgggTGCCTTAAAATATGCCAGACTGCTGTAACTTCTACCACCAAGTTCTCTACTGATGACAGAGCTGAAAAATTCTAAAAGTTATTTGCTACTATATGGCAAATAAATAAGTGGGATAAATCTAGCTCTGGTATTACTGGTGAAACGAACACACTCAGTGAGGCAACCCCCTCTACATATTTTTCAGCCTTCATCTGCTGGTAGTCTTACCAAATTGGTAACACATTTCTTCTTCTCAGCTTTGGGGCACTTAACTCATGTTATTTACAAACAGGAAGCAAAATCATCTAATCTTGCTAGCATATGAGCtcacagaaaaacagcaaatgtTTTCAGTTCACATACACATCACCAGTCACTTCATGGAAATTGCACAGTGCAAACCACTTGCAGGATAAGCCTCCTGGAATGCTCACTTCTTAAATTATCCTAATTTCTGTGAGGAGTTTAATACAATCCTACGCGACTTCCCAAAAGAAGTTAGTAAGACACAAGCATGTTTAAAACTCATATACAATAAACACCTAAAATATACAATAGTATGTATAGCAATGGTGCAGCAGCCTTTTGTATAACATGCCACTAAAACACACTATGATTAGAAAGGCTGAAGGCTTGTAAGCATTTAGAAGTCACATACTATGCCCATGCAATGTGTTACCTACCATGAACAGCTAGGAGAGACAGTCTTGTGCACCTCCAGGCTAATAAGACAAGTGGATCTTCATTTCGGTTGTCACTGAGATCTGGGAAGGTAGACATATCTATCACATCATTCATTAGTATAAAATGAGTGAGGAACTTGTCATACTGCCTGGATATGAGATCAACAACAGCTCCTGAAACACAAGTGACATAGCTGTCAAAGTGAATCCTCTCTAGGGGGATACTGGGCTTAAGAATCCTTAACATATCATCACTCTTGACATCAAAAGCCATTATATAGACCCGAAGATTAGTGCTGTTGCGAGTCAGCGCCTGCCAATTCTCATCTTTTGGCATATTGTCCAACGACTTGTGCATTATGGAAACACTGTGGACCAGGAGAGACAGTCGATGCAAAGGCACATGGTTGCTGTCAGCCAGGACTCTTGCCATTTCAGctgtaaaatcacagaaatccAAAGCGAGCGAACGCAGATTCACAAAGCGCTCCAATTCAACCGCAGTGATAAGAGTGGTATTACCAGGGATGTGGTTGTCCAATAAGCTCAGATGTTCCATGGTGTTGGCTATGGGGTTTGATAAGGAGGACAATGATGTGGGAGTTACTATTTGCAGCATTAACCCACAAGACAGCCATTTCAATTGCCTGCTATTGCCTAATATCTCTTCAAACAGCTGTTGGATTCTGTAAGTAAACAAAACAGACAATGATCCTATTAAACATGGCTTAGTCTTACCAACTCTGTACGATTCAATGTTTTTATTCAAGAATTTCTCTTCCTTCATTTATAGCCTTATTCTGCAGGAAGATGCTATTATTATAGTTCTTATGAACTGCAACCAGACTGCAGACCTCCCAGAGCATTTTAACATCCACTGCAcctaaaatgttaaaattgtAAACTAAATGAAACATGTACTTTGTCTTTCAAAAACAGTGACACACTATGAACCTTCACTTCATGTATTTTCCAGCATGTATTTAACACCCTCCCACATACATTTTAGGGTTATGCAAATATAAAAAACTGTAATGCTTTTCAAATGCAGctcttgtttttaaaagcagctttttgtaTTTCCTAACTTCTCAAGAACTGCAAATTTAGTATGGaataaaattcattttcaaTGAAAGGTGACAGAAACTTTTACAGTAAGTTAGAATGATGTGAAATTACCTGCTTGATTTACTCATTAAAGGGTAAAGAACAAACATACAAGAAGATTCTTTAAATCATTCCAAACGTACAACTAACTGAATTTTCAAGAGTCAATAGGTTCATGTTTTACCAAAACAACTTGGACCCAGTAACATTTCAATCTCAAATTATCAGTGCCATATTATTATGAACTTAATTCTGATGCACTCACCTCTCCTAccccttttttttcagttctttacATTAAGATATTTGGTTCAAGAAcacaagtattttaaattttcaatatTAAATTCAAATAGTACAGTCACACTCTGAAAACTTTCTCCATATAAGTATTTTTCCAGTCTTCATTCCAAAGCTGTAAAGGCCCAAAAGAGTCCTCCTGCCCAAATGACAAGTGTTCTTTTAGCATAACAGACACGTGTAGGTAAGTATTTGATCTCAAGCTCTGGTCAGCATTACAGCAAAGCAGTTGAGCCAAGTTATGCCATCAAGAAATAAGATGCCATAAAACCATAAAACATTAAGAAATAAGATCGGtataaaaacagcagaaattttTGTTGCCCAAATCATGTAATGGTTTTGCACAGAACGCTTCTTCTTTTATTGCTACAAGGATCTGTATACTTTATACatctaagcaaaaaaaaatttaaaaatttattctcATCCACGTAACTTTAATAGAGACAATGTCCAGGCAAAATTAAAGGTTTAGGCCAGTATTCTGACTGACAGTAGAGAAACACTATCACCTTAAGGTGACAGAACAAGGAAAGTACATAGGgatatttattaaatatctCTCTAGTTTCCAAAACTTTGTAACTCAGTTCTAAGCAGAGGTGACTTTATGTATTTTGCAACTCTTTGAGACTTCACTTCTACAAGTTTATCCAGGTTCCTCCCTTAGCAGAGTGTTTAGCAACCATGACACCCAACAATAATGAACTTTGCAGTGTGATTATCTCCTCTTCTTGCTTGCTCTGAACCTGTCACCTAATACCTTTGATGCCCCATAACCCTTCTGTTGTAAGAAAGTTAAAAGATCAATCCTCATTCATCCTCTCTCTTGGCAAATCCTTATTCATCCCCTCCCTTGTCTACATGtgctttcttccttctcctaTGAAGCTACTAGTTTTGCAGGGCCTGACTTCACCCAAGTGGAAAAGGTGGTGTGgttactgtatttattttacaCCTCAGTTCCCAAGGTTTTACCTAGGATAGTCATCAGGTAAAGACTTCAGTATTTCCAGATttctccaaatattttatttaaaattgaagaCTCACAACTGTGACACAAATGAAACAGTTTTAAATAATAGGTAAGACCCACAGACAGTGcagtttttctattttattcctAAATTAATTTACAGTTAAGATGAACCTTATTTGATCCTGGCAATGTTTGTTTCATAATTATTCTTGCAAATGCTTAAAATTAAGGCAGATTATCTCACAATCCCCCAAAGAAAAAGATTCTACCACAGCAATCTCAAATTTCTTCCGAAGACTCTTCCCTCTCTCCATACACATCTACAAAAGGTGCTGTAATGGTTGCAGCAACAGTAGGATCTATTTTCTAATAGCCCAGGTAATCAATCTTAGTAGtgcatttaatattttacagAACTGTTGAAGACAAATTCATTTTGAGATGTCCAGTAGATTACTACCATCTATATGCCTCACTGCACAAAAATCTGTTTGAACTGGGGTTCTCATACACCTTAAACATCTGAGCTTAGAAGAATATTGTTTAAGTACCTgcaaaatttaataaataaatatgacaCAGAACTCTTCAGCTCTAGGGTAGCTTTTCTCCCCTGTGGGAACTGCAGTaagaaactttttaaaagagaGAGAACGATTTAATGCAGTCTGCATATCAACTTTTTATTGCAAGCACCGAAGTATTTATACAAGTATGGAGATTTGTGCTGCTAGTCTAATGACCTGTAGGTCCTAAGAAAACCTTCTCCAGTTTTAAGCCAGTAAGAGATCAAACATCTCAACAGAGAATATTTAACAGCAATAATTTCTGAATTGTTTTTAATACCTCCTTTATAAAAAGGCCAGACAGAAAGCACTATATAAGACagaagtaattaattttaaaatatttcaaataattttttgaaCAGCCTagcaggtttggttttttcctcccatgcACATTCTCACGCACATTCTATTTTTCATAAACAGATTGCATCCAACTGGAGTTTACAAAAATAGCCCAAACTGCATTCTAGAAAAATAGACACGTGACTTTTTGGAAACTAACACCTACTTTATTACCATATTAATTTTACTTCAACTGCCCAGCAGGTACTACAATATTTATGCTAACTTAAGACAATTATTTCAAAGCTCATttataaaactgaaattttagcATATAACAGAAAATACAAGCAGAACTCACTCAGCACATGCCAAAAAACAACACAGCCTGCTAATGTCTTAACAATTGTCATCAGCCCCCTTTGCTCCCTGCAGGCAATTATGGGATGGTCACCATTGACCTGTAACCTACATTATACTGAACAAacaactttaaaaacaaaaaaaatttactttcaCAATTAATGCCCGAAATGGTGTTTTCATCCAGAGGACACACCAAAACCTGACAAACGGGCAGAGTTCGTGTTTAAGTTCCCAAACCAGTCCTAACCAGGACTGAAGCACATCCATGGCCCTGGACAGAAAGCAGACAACTAAGGTCCATATGGAggccatttttaaaattaaatactaccaatcaaaatattttgtttaataaCAGAAGCTAAACTAGTTCTTTTGGAAACCAAACTATCTGAACCACACATATGAATCATGAGAAGCAGAATTCAGAAAGCCAAAATTTCAGACAACTACCCTTTGTTCAACTCAAGACAAATGAACTGTTTACACTGAGCATCCCAACACTAAGAAACAGAGTTGTAAAGAGAATTTTAGAAAGTAACCAGGGACACACATGCTGAGCAGAAAAGGAATAAGCATCACAAACTCATGCAAATGTGTATTTTCGAAAATATGCTCCAAAGCCTGCTTTGCCTCAGGACAAGCCTTAGCCTTAAATCTGAGGAAGCATCCTAATGGCTCTGTAATAGCTGAGATTCCACCTA comes from the Taeniopygia guttata chromosome 5, bTaeGut7.mat, whole genome shotgun sequence genome and includes:
- the FBXO33 gene encoding F-box only protein 33 encodes the protein MSVCGEAVGAGSLPSELVVHIFSFLAAPDRLRASAACSHWRECLFYPALWPRLRLSLRVSPAERPRLEFLMRKCGWFVRELRVQFSADNYPTGGGGAAAGEGAAVAGDGEAPPLSPRWLDLLRTYLELVLCVLSSVRNNRNLQKLSLFGDISILQQHGTISNTYLGKVDPDGKKIKQIQQLFEEILGNSRQLKWLSCGLMLQIVTPTSLSSLSNPIANTMEHLSLLDNHIPGNTTLITAVELERFVNLRSLALDFCDFTAEMARVLADSNHVPLHRLSLLVHSVSIMHKSLDNMPKDENWQALTRNSTNLRVYIMAFDVKSDDMLRILKPSIPLERIHFDSYVTCVSGAVVDLISRQYDKFLTHFILMNDVIDMSTFPDLSDNRNEDPLVLLAWRCTRLSLLAVHGYTVWAHNLIAIARLRGSDLKVLEVTEESIEFDQGELADQDVDPVHNFIEQVSLGLGRPWHAVMDIELLSVFTEPTRHFYREMQSFSEGI